One window of Jannaschia sp. CCS1 genomic DNA carries:
- a CDS encoding thermonuclease family protein, whose protein sequence is MDGDTIWLEGINYRLEGYDTPEEYNNVCGGFAEIDLARAATARLVELLNQEDWEMKPVGRSDAHGRVLANLIVDGVDVGDILIREGLARAYPGGDEFWCS, encoded by the coding sequence GTGGACGGTGATACAATCTGGCTGGAGGGCATCAACTACCGGCTTGAGGGCTATGACACGCCAGAAGAATACAACAATGTCTGTGGCGGGTTTGCGGAGATTGATCTTGCGCGCGCGGCCACTGCGCGACTTGTTGAGCTACTCAACCAAGAGGATTGGGAGATGAAGCCTGTTGGACGTTCAGATGCTCACGGCAGAGTGCTGGCGAACCTAATTGTTGATGGCGTGGATGTCGGCGACATCCTGATCCGCGAAGGATTGGCGCGTGCCTATCCAGGTGGAGACGAATTTTGGTGCTCATGA
- a CDS encoding XRE family transcriptional regulator → MYIFSIKGCSVTGEQIRAARALLGWTASELSKRSGISYPTVQRLDATQGDVGGRHTTIEALRTTLEGAGIQFLKLDDVSGGIGVSIRKQADD, encoded by the coding sequence ATGTATATTTTTTCTATCAAAGGATGTAGCGTGACCGGAGAACAGATCAGAGCCGCCCGCGCATTGCTGGGCTGGACCGCGAGCGAGTTGAGTAAGCGCTCGGGAATAAGCTATCCGACCGTGCAGCGTCTTGACGCCACTCAAGGGGACGTAGGAGGTCGGCACACAACTATTGAAGCGCTTCGCACTACGCTTGAGGGAGCTGGCATCCAGTTTTTGAAATTGGATGATGTGTCTGGTGGCATCGGCGTTTCCATCCGCAAGCAAGCAGATGACTAA
- a CDS encoding YfjI family protein, with amino-acid sequence MTAIKPETYTPEGPQPLLREVSPGAEYPVASLGPLREAAQAAQATTQAPMALAAQSALSVASLAVQAHGDVETLGGFAPISLYCLTIARSGERKSATDKLLMAGLREFEREAAAEYQQAVGVWENTAEIHKNDRAQIMHGFKKATGSERVASKADLEALGAEPPAPLLPNLTATEPTLEGLHKLFLAGQPSLGMFSDEGGGFLGGHGMSQDHRLKTVAGLSALWGGDPLTRVRAGDGTSSLFGRRLAVHLMVQPVAARPLLADPVASGQGFLARFLIAEPQTAIGLRLASEPPAGASAQLAAFNVRLRAILDAPKPFAGDTQQQLEPPHLTLTPDARKVLWDYYVETETAQQAGGSLEGLTAYASKTAEQAARIAGVLTLWENLQAREIQIGMMKSGVRLARFYLGEAKRLAESAEISIETEKAERLRLWLRDSWPTIASANGRNPQYVLPRDVVQHGPGSLRETKTAKQTLTILSGHGWIMPLERGAVVDGASRRDAFHIVKDGPP; translated from the coding sequence ATGACGGCTATCAAACCCGAAACCTACACACCGGAAGGCCCCCAGCCGTTGCTTAGGGAGGTGTCGCCGGGGGCTGAGTATCCTGTTGCATCCCTTGGCCCCCTGAGGGAGGCGGCACAAGCAGCGCAGGCGACGACGCAGGCCCCTATGGCCCTCGCGGCTCAGTCTGCCTTGTCCGTGGCGTCTCTTGCGGTGCAGGCGCATGGTGACGTTGAAACTCTGGGCGGCTTCGCCCCGATCAGCCTCTATTGCCTCACTATTGCCCGATCCGGCGAGCGCAAGAGCGCCACGGATAAGCTGTTGATGGCTGGGCTGCGTGAGTTTGAGCGCGAGGCGGCGGCAGAATATCAGCAAGCGGTTGGCGTTTGGGAAAACACGGCTGAGATACACAAAAACGACCGGGCGCAGATCATGCACGGGTTTAAGAAGGCCACGGGTTCCGAACGGGTGGCATCGAAGGCTGACTTAGAAGCCTTGGGTGCAGAGCCGCCAGCGCCGTTATTGCCAAACCTGACCGCGACCGAGCCAACCCTTGAGGGGCTGCACAAGCTGTTTTTGGCGGGCCAGCCTTCGTTGGGTATGTTCTCAGATGAAGGAGGCGGCTTTCTGGGCGGACACGGCATGTCGCAGGATCACCGCTTGAAGACAGTGGCGGGACTGTCTGCCTTATGGGGTGGTGATCCATTGACACGAGTGCGCGCTGGCGACGGCACGTCATCGCTCTTTGGTCGCAGATTGGCAGTGCATTTGATGGTGCAGCCCGTTGCCGCTCGCCCGCTCTTGGCCGATCCTGTTGCCAGCGGGCAGGGCTTCCTCGCGCGGTTCCTTATAGCAGAACCTCAAACCGCCATAGGCTTACGTCTGGCGTCTGAGCCGCCCGCCGGGGCATCCGCCCAGCTTGCAGCATTCAACGTCCGGCTTCGCGCCATTCTGGACGCTCCTAAGCCCTTTGCAGGCGATACCCAGCAACAACTTGAACCGCCTCACCTGACCCTGACCCCAGATGCACGGAAGGTGCTTTGGGACTACTACGTTGAAACCGAAACAGCCCAGCAAGCCGGTGGCAGCCTGGAAGGGCTGACCGCCTACGCGTCTAAGACGGCGGAGCAAGCTGCCCGCATCGCAGGTGTGTTGACGCTTTGGGAAAATCTCCAAGCCCGTGAAATCCAGATTGGGATGATGAAGAGCGGGGTGCGACTGGCCCGTTTCTATTTGGGTGAAGCGAAGCGTTTGGCCGAGTCAGCGGAGATCAGTATCGAGACGGAAAAGGCAGAGCGCCTGCGGCTATGGCTACGGGATAGCTGGCCCACGATTGCCAGCGCCAACGGACGCAATCCGCAGTACGTCCTGCCGCGTGATGTGGTCCAGCACGGGCCGGGAAGCCTGCGCGAAACCAAGACCGCAAAGCAAACGCTTACCATCCTCTCGGGGCACGGTTGGATCATGCCATTGGAGCGCGGTGCAGTGGTCGATGGGGCGTCGCGCAGGGACGCGTTTCACATTGTCAAAGACGGGCCGCCATGA
- a CDS encoding SOS response-associated peptidase, with protein sequence MSRRTTPQKKIDEIAFPVRLRFSTPSCGFGNRLAELHRWLGEEVGGGYFAIYSSPGLATDGMAVYLCDPSHAIRLVQAFPDLTLADGTTSPAYYSPARPLNFEALDIFGVCNLYSMTSGQDAIRDLVKVWDDQTGNLPPLPGIYPDYQAPVISNGAGGRVLSMMRWGLPSPAFALKGKKTDRGVTNVRNTNSPHWRRWLGVQHRCVVPFTAFAEPHNQPGQPSENVWFALNEDQPLAFFPGIWTQWTSVRKLKDGETTDNLFGFLTTDANGVVGPIHSKAMPVVLRTEAEVDTWLNADQNKALQLQQPLPDDALQVIEP encoded by the coding sequence ATGTCTCGCCGCACCACACCCCAGAAGAAGATTGACGAGATTGCGTTTCCAGTCCGGTTGCGGTTTTCGACGCCTTCGTGCGGTTTCGGGAACCGCCTGGCTGAATTGCATCGCTGGCTGGGGGAGGAAGTTGGCGGAGGCTACTTCGCTATCTACTCCTCACCGGGACTCGCGACAGACGGCATGGCCGTCTATTTGTGCGACCCCAGTCACGCGATCCGGCTCGTGCAAGCCTTCCCAGACCTAACGCTTGCAGACGGCACAACGTCACCGGCATATTACTCACCAGCTCGTCCGTTGAACTTTGAAGCATTGGATATTTTTGGCGTGTGCAATCTTTACTCAATGACCAGCGGCCAAGATGCGATCCGTGATCTGGTGAAGGTCTGGGATGACCAGACTGGGAACCTGCCGCCGCTGCCCGGAATCTACCCAGACTATCAAGCCCCGGTCATATCAAACGGTGCAGGCGGTCGTGTGCTGTCAATGATGCGGTGGGGATTACCGTCACCTGCCTTCGCGCTAAAGGGCAAGAAAACTGACCGGGGCGTGACCAATGTCCGCAACACCAACTCTCCACACTGGCGGCGCTGGCTTGGAGTGCAGCATCGTTGCGTGGTGCCGTTTACAGCTTTCGCCGAGCCGCACAACCAGCCCGGCCAGCCATCTGAGAACGTGTGGTTTGCGCTCAATGAAGATCAGCCGTTGGCGTTCTTTCCTGGCATCTGGACGCAATGGACGTCGGTGCGGAAGCTGAAGGATGGCGAGACCACGGATAATCTCTTCGGGTTCCTGACCACGGACGCGAATGGCGTAGTGGGGCCGATCCATTCCAAGGCGATGCCGGTCGTTCTGCGGACGGAAGCAGAGGTGGACACATGGCTCAACGCAGATCAGAACAAGGCCCTTCAGTTGCAGCAGCCCTTACCCGACGATGCGCTTCAAGTTATTGAGCCTTGA
- a CDS encoding ribonuclease D: MTNTLYQTDLPDDLELGPIVAIDCETMGLHPHRDRLCVIQLSDGDGNAHLVQVAKGQTAAPNLCALLEDPNTLKLFHFGRFDIAAMYHAFGALTAPVYCTKIASKLVRTYTDRHGLKNLLQELLGIDISKQQQSSDWGADSLTEAQVDYAASDVLYLHGVKDKLDVMLAREGRTELAQACFDFLPMRAKLDLAGWPEMDIFSH; this comes from the coding sequence ATGACCAACACTCTGTACCAAACCGACCTTCCCGATGACCTTGAACTCGGCCCTATCGTTGCGATTGATTGTGAGACGATGGGCCTCCATCCGCATCGCGACAGGCTTTGTGTGATCCAGCTGTCAGACGGCGATGGGAATGCACATCTGGTGCAGGTCGCCAAAGGGCAGACGGCTGCGCCGAATCTCTGCGCGTTGCTGGAAGACCCTAACACCCTCAAATTGTTTCACTTCGGGCGGTTTGACATCGCCGCGATGTACCATGCGTTTGGCGCGCTGACTGCGCCGGTCTATTGCACCAAGATCGCGTCCAAACTGGTACGGACCTATACGGATCGGCACGGGCTCAAGAACCTGCTTCAGGAACTTCTGGGCATCGACATCTCCAAGCAGCAGCAATCCTCTGATTGGGGGGCCGACAGCCTGACCGAGGCGCAGGTCGACTATGCGGCGTCCGACGTGCTGTATCTGCATGGCGTCAAGGACAAGTTGGACGTGATGCTGGCCCGCGAAGGTCGCACCGAACTGGCGCAGGCGTGTTTTGACTTTCTGCCCATGCGTGCGAAGCTGGATCTGGCCGGTTGGCCGGAAATGGACATTTTCAGTCATTAA
- a CDS encoding helix-turn-helix transcriptional regulator — MKYITLKELQTKLGNRSRNGIYGDIENGRIPKPKKLGNRLYWSEDEIDAVMSDREAA; from the coding sequence ATGAAGTACATCACCCTCAAGGAATTACAGACCAAGCTGGGCAACCGCTCACGCAATGGCATCTATGGCGATATCGAAAACGGGCGCATCCCCAAGCCCAAGAAGCTGGGCAACCGACTCTACTGGTCTGAGGACGAGATTGATGCGGTCATGTCCGACCGTGAAGCGGCCTGA
- a CDS encoding LptA/OstA family protein translates to MHRILALLGVILCLTTPLSAQVNIGFGGVAYDSSQPVEVTSDALTVDQTTGEAVFTGNVIVVQGDLRMAASAVRVLYTTDGNQDISEVIATGGVLITRGTEAAEGNSAVFNVASSLLTLRGNVLVTQGQTAIAGDNMVVDMTTGSGTVDGRVRTVLGGSE, encoded by the coding sequence ATGCACCGTATCCTTGCCCTTTTGGGCGTTATCCTCTGTCTCACCACACCGCTCTCGGCGCAGGTCAACATTGGCTTTGGTGGGGTCGCTTACGATTCCAGTCAGCCGGTGGAGGTCACGTCTGATGCCCTGACCGTCGATCAAACGACCGGGGAGGCCGTCTTCACCGGCAATGTCATCGTCGTTCAAGGGGACCTGCGGATGGCCGCCAGCGCCGTGCGGGTTCTTTATACCACCGACGGCAATCAGGATATCAGCGAGGTCATCGCCACAGGTGGCGTTCTTATCACGCGCGGCACAGAAGCCGCAGAAGGCAATTCCGCAGTCTTCAACGTCGCGTCGTCGCTGTTGACGTTAAGGGGCAATGTCCTTGTCACCCAAGGTCAAACCGCCATCGCCGGTGACAACATGGTGGTGGACATGACCACCGGAAGCGGCACGGTCGATGGCCGTGTGCGCACCGTGCTTGGCGGGTCCGAGTGA
- a CDS encoding tyrosine-type recombinase/integrase — translation MAHVLNRLKATQISALPKGKYADGAGLWLYKSTDESGQWVFRYTLYTRRHEMGLGSASTVALKAARARAAGLREQVQQGVDPIKARRDAEQAALRNMNTLHDVTLDAFESRKADLRDDGKAGRWLSPLELHVLPKLGRMPISEIDQRDIRDTLAPIWHAKADTARKAMGRLGIVFKHAAALGLDVDLQATEKAKALLGRSRHVSEHIPSMDWREVPAFFAKLSDGSTTHLALRLLILTGLRSKPIRFAHVDEIDGNVWTVPGEKMKARKHQSEDFRVPLSSLALEVIEAAKPMARDGYLFPGVRKGVISDATMSSLMTRMELTARPHGFRSSFREWAAKAGGVEFDTAEMSISHKVRNSTQKAYLRDDQLEQRSVLMERWADHVSGGTGQVVSLAIEGRRS, via the coding sequence ATGGCCCACGTTCTAAATCGACTAAAAGCGACTCAGATCAGTGCCCTGCCAAAAGGCAAGTATGCCGATGGCGCTGGACTGTGGCTCTATAAGTCAACCGATGAAAGTGGGCAGTGGGTTTTCCGCTATACGCTCTACACCAGACGTCACGAAATGGGTTTGGGATCTGCTAGCACTGTAGCACTTAAGGCTGCCCGCGCCCGCGCTGCTGGGCTGCGCGAACAAGTCCAACAAGGTGTTGATCCGATCAAGGCGCGACGCGACGCTGAGCAAGCTGCGCTGCGCAACATGAACACCCTTCATGACGTCACTCTAGACGCGTTCGAAAGCCGCAAGGCTGATCTTCGTGATGATGGAAAGGCAGGCCGATGGCTCAGCCCGCTTGAATTGCATGTTCTGCCTAAGCTGGGCCGAATGCCTATTTCTGAGATAGACCAGCGCGATATCCGCGACACACTCGCACCTATTTGGCACGCCAAGGCCGACACCGCCCGAAAGGCCATGGGGCGTCTCGGTATTGTGTTTAAGCACGCGGCGGCGCTGGGCTTGGACGTGGATCTACAAGCAACCGAAAAGGCTAAGGCACTGTTGGGTAGGTCAAGACATGTCTCGGAACATATACCGTCAATGGATTGGCGGGAGGTGCCCGCGTTTTTCGCCAAGTTGTCCGATGGCTCGACCACGCACCTCGCCCTGCGCTTACTGATTCTCACGGGCCTACGCAGCAAGCCCATTCGCTTCGCTCATGTCGATGAAATCGACGGGAACGTATGGACGGTTCCGGGTGAGAAGATGAAGGCCCGAAAGCATCAGTCAGAAGACTTTCGGGTTCCACTATCCTCTCTCGCCCTTGAAGTGATCGAGGCAGCGAAGCCAATGGCCCGGGATGGATACCTATTCCCCGGCGTCCGTAAGGGGGTCATTTCAGACGCAACCATGTCCAGTCTAATGACGCGCATGGAGTTGACGGCACGGCCCCATGGGTTCCGGTCCAGTTTCAGGGAGTGGGCTGCAAAGGCCGGGGGCGTTGAGTTCGATACAGCCGAAATGTCGATATCCCACAAGGTCCGAAACAGTACCCAAAAGGCTTACCTTCGCGATGATCAGTTGGAGCAACGGTCAGTCCTGATGGAGCGTTGGGCCGATCACGTAAGTGGCGGCACGGGGCAGGTTGTTAGCCTAGCTATTGAGGGGCGGCGGTCATGA
- the lptB gene encoding LPS export ABC transporter ATP-binding protein, with amino-acid sequence MALSVTEGSAGLRVHKLRKSYRKRPVIRDVTLELNRGEVVALLGPNGSGKTTSFYCIAGLITPDGGRVTIDGQDVTLFPMYRRARAGVGYLPQEMSIFRGLTVEDNIKAILEIVEPKRKKRRDRLEELLSEFSIEHLRRAPALSLSGGERRRAEIARCLASDPRYVLLDEPFAGVDPIAVGDIRALVAELKTRGIGVLITDHNVQETLAIVDRAYILHDGVIIMSGTADEVVEDENVRRVYLGQSFKIT; translated from the coding sequence ATGGCGCTTTCGGTCACAGAAGGCTCTGCCGGGCTGCGGGTGCACAAGCTGCGCAAAAGCTATCGCAAGCGCCCGGTGATCCGCGACGTGACGCTGGAATTGAACCGAGGCGAAGTCGTGGCCCTCCTGGGCCCGAACGGGTCCGGTAAAACCACGAGCTTCTACTGCATCGCAGGCCTGATCACGCCCGACGGGGGCCGCGTAACGATTGACGGGCAGGATGTGACGTTGTTCCCGATGTACCGACGCGCGCGCGCTGGCGTCGGATATCTGCCGCAGGAGATGTCGATCTTTCGCGGCCTGACCGTTGAGGATAACATCAAGGCCATCCTTGAGATCGTGGAACCCAAACGCAAGAAACGCCGCGACCGGCTGGAAGAACTTCTGTCCGAATTCTCCATCGAACACTTGCGGCGCGCGCCCGCCCTGTCGCTCTCGGGTGGGGAACGTCGTCGCGCGGAAATTGCACGCTGCCTCGCATCTGATCCGCGGTACGTTCTGCTGGATGAGCCGTTTGCCGGAGTGGATCCTATTGCTGTCGGCGACATCCGCGCCCTTGTAGCGGAGCTGAAAACGCGCGGCATCGGCGTACTGATCACCGACCATAACGTGCAGGAAACCTTGGCAATTGTGGACCGCGCCTACATCCTCCACGACGGTGTGATCATCATGTCCGGCACGGCCGATGAGGTGGTCGAAGATGAAAACGTGCGCCGCGTCTATCTTGGCCAATCTTTCAAGATTACCTGA
- a CDS encoding twin-arginine translocation pathway signal — MDRRKFIATSAALPSAALVSTVAAASVEEPHQGWLDEWREITDYINSYPDDDAYTELSPRLSELERLLVETPANTPQGILAKIDYTIEDYGEYFFGCIANDMDRKMLASIRDAVSLMVAAV; from the coding sequence ATGGACCGCCGCAAGTTCATCGCCACGTCTGCCGCGCTTCCCTCAGCAGCGCTTGTATCCACAGTCGCCGCCGCATCAGTTGAGGAGCCGCACCAGGGTTGGCTGGACGAATGGCGTGAGATTACTGACTACATCAACAGCTATCCCGACGACGATGCGTACACAGAGCTATCGCCACGCCTGAGTGAACTTGAGCGTCTTCTGGTCGAAACACCAGCCAACACCCCTCAAGGCATTCTGGCCAAAATTGACTACACGATTGAGGACTATGGCGAATATTTCTTTGGGTGCATCGCAAACGACATGGACCGCAAGATGCTCGCATCGATCCGAGACGCGGTGTCGCTAATGGTGGCGGCTGTATAG
- a CDS encoding DUF7146 domain-containing protein: MTNVPIDPRQLTQDLGGKWAQAYGTAPCPICQDRRKGQNALTIRVKGDRLLMHCKKSNCSFIDLLRAAGIAPGTVEIDPTAQREADAARAEYEAYQLHRARKAWDYGKLITGTKGEAYLRGRCITCPLPETLRWIADTYHSPSGQYGAAIVADVQPTGGVHRTFFDKRGNRLAKNAKMMLGPCSGGAVRMSEAVGPLVVCEGIETGLSLLSGLLDGPANVWAALSTSGLRALDLPPRPPSGSLIIATDGDAPGREAGAALADRAHTLGWPVSIMAAPDGQDFNDVLMERRAA; this comes from the coding sequence ATGACCAATGTCCCAATCGACCCCCGTCAACTCACTCAGGACCTTGGTGGCAAATGGGCACAAGCCTACGGAACCGCGCCATGTCCCATCTGCCAAGACCGCCGCAAGGGTCAAAATGCTCTGACGATCCGTGTGAAAGGCGACCGCCTGTTGATGCACTGCAAGAAATCCAATTGCAGCTTCATCGACCTTTTGAGGGCGGCAGGCATTGCCCCAGGAACCGTCGAAATTGATCCGACGGCGCAACGCGAAGCCGACGCGGCGCGGGCTGAATATGAAGCCTACCAGCTTCACCGCGCACGAAAGGCTTGGGACTACGGCAAGCTGATCACAGGCACCAAAGGCGAGGCATATCTGAGGGGGCGGTGTATCACCTGCCCCCTTCCCGAAACCCTGCGCTGGATTGCAGACACCTACCACAGCCCGTCTGGGCAATATGGCGCGGCGATTGTTGCGGATGTGCAGCCCACGGGTGGCGTCCATCGGACTTTCTTTGACAAGCGCGGCAACCGTTTGGCGAAGAATGCCAAGATGATGCTGGGGCCATGCTCGGGCGGCGCTGTGCGCATGTCTGAGGCGGTAGGGCCGCTCGTGGTGTGTGAAGGTATCGAGACGGGCCTAAGCCTTCTTTCGGGTCTCTTGGATGGCCCTGCCAACGTCTGGGCGGCGCTGTCCACGTCCGGTCTTCGTGCCTTGGACCTTCCCCCTCGCCCGCCCAGTGGATCGCTGATTATTGCCACCGATGGCGACGCTCCAGGGCGTGAAGCCGGGGCAGCACTGGCAGACCGCGCTCACACGCTGGGCTGGCCCGTCTCGATCATGGCTGCGCCGGACGGGCAAGACTTCAACGATGTATTGATGGAAAGGCGTGCGGCATGA